The following proteins are co-located in the Streptococcus anginosus genome:
- a CDS encoding DUF2130 domain-containing protein codes for MNEIKCPNCGEVFTVNESQYSELLAQVRTTEFDKEIHARIEQALALEKQKAQNEQQQVLSQKESEIQELKATISNFESQKELIKKNTEQALSGKLSDKEKELVELQAQLDRLRLEHQNELQASLTNIEKERDQIQNQLLLQEKENELSLASVKQNYEAQLKTANEQVEFYKNFKAQQSTKAIGESLEHYAESEFNKVRSFAFPNAYFEKDNQVSARGSKGDFIFRECDENGVEIISIMFEMKNEADGTEKKHKNADFYKELDKDRREKKCEYAVLVSMLEADNDYFNTGIVDVSHEYEKMYVVRPQFFIQLIGLLRNAALNSLKYKQELALVREQNIDITHFEDDLETFKVAFAKNYNSASKNFNKAIEEIDKAIKRMEAVKQALQTSDNQLRLANNKLDDVSVKKLTRKNPTMKAKFEALKND; via the coding sequence ATGAACGAAATCAAATGTCCCAACTGCGGGGAAGTCTTTACAGTCAACGAAAGTCAGTACAGCGAGCTTCTGGCTCAGGTGCGGACGACAGAATTTGACAAGGAAATCCATGCTCGAATTGAGCAGGCGTTAGCTTTAGAAAAACAAAAAGCACAGAATGAGCAACAGCAGGTCTTAAGTCAGAAAGAATCTGAAATCCAGGAACTCAAGGCGACTATTTCCAATTTTGAATCCCAAAAAGAGCTAATCAAAAAGAATACAGAGCAGGCTTTGTCTGGAAAACTATCGGATAAAGAAAAAGAATTGGTAGAGCTACAAGCCCAACTAGACCGTCTTCGACTGGAACACCAAAATGAACTGCAAGCTTCGCTGACAAATATTGAAAAAGAACGCGACCAAATCCAAAACCAGCTTTTGTTGCAAGAGAAAGAAAATGAATTATCCCTTGCATCTGTTAAACAAAATTATGAAGCACAACTTAAGACGGCCAATGAGCAAGTAGAATTTTACAAGAACTTTAAAGCACAACAGTCTACTAAGGCGATTGGAGAGAGCTTAGAACACTACGCTGAAAGCGAATTTAACAAGGTTCGCAGTTTTGCCTTTCCAAATGCTTACTTTGAGAAGGATAATCAGGTTTCTGCACGAGGATCCAAAGGGGATTTCATTTTCCGTGAGTGTGATGAAAACGGAGTAGAAATCATTTCTATCATGTTTGAAATGAAAAATGAAGCGGACGGTACGGAGAAGAAGCATAAAAACGCTGATTTTTACAAAGAATTGGATAAGGACCGCAGGGAAAAGAAATGCGAGTATGCTGTATTGGTAAGCATGCTAGAAGCAGATAATGATTATTTCAACACTGGCATTGTTGATGTTAGCCATGAGTATGAAAAAATGTATGTGGTTCGTCCTCAATTTTTTATCCAGCTCATTGGGCTTTTACGAAATGCTGCGCTCAATTCTCTTAAATACAAGCAGGAGCTGGCTCTGGTTCGGGAGCAAAATATTGACATTACCCACTTTGAAGATGATTTAGAAACCTTTAAAGTAGCCTTTGCTAAAAATTATAATTCAGCTTCTAAGAATTTCAATAAGGCAATCGAAGAAATTGACAAAGCCATTAAGCGAATGGAAGCAGTCAAACAGGCACTTCAGACATCAGACAATCAACTGCGCCTCGCCAACAATAAACTGGATGACGTCTCCGTTAAGAAACTGACCCGCAAAAATCCAACTATGAAAGCTAAGTTTGAGGCGTTGAAGAACGACTAG
- a CDS encoding Spx/MgsR family RNA polymerase-binding regulatory protein — protein MVTLFLSPSCTSCRKARAWLSNHEVPFEEHNIMTSPLSAPELQHILSLTENGTDDIISTRSKIFQKLNLDIESLSISELLRLIEENPSLLRRPIILEDKRMQIGFNEDEIRAFLPRGYRKQELRDATLRAEIE, from the coding sequence ATGGTTACACTATTTTTATCACCGAGTTGTACAAGTTGTCGCAAGGCGCGTGCATGGCTATCCAATCATGAAGTTCCTTTTGAGGAGCACAATATCATGACTAGCCCACTGTCTGCACCAGAATTGCAACATATCCTTTCTCTGACGGAGAATGGGACAGATGACATTATTTCAACTCGTTCAAAAATTTTTCAAAAATTAAATTTAGATATTGAAAGTTTATCAATTTCCGAATTGCTTCGTCTAATTGAGGAAAATCCAAGTCTTTTACGTCGCCCGATTATTCTGGAAGACAAGCGAATGCAAATTGGATTTAACGAAGACGAAATCCGTGCGTTTTTGCCTCGTGGTTATCGTAAACAAGAATTGCGCGATGCAACTTTGAGAGCTGAGATTGAATAA
- a CDS encoding ABC transporter ATP-binding protein, with amino-acid sequence MLSTLKKFFDFCTEEDRKKFYTSVCLGVLKAFIVAFRIPAIGLVVMAIINNDVSMQTVGLSLGMMLLSVILNILISLKVTMLQTEAGYHTCTHKRIEIAEHMRYLPMGYFNQNSLGQITSVTTNTLESLADVATRVVMMTLEGFLTAGTITVFVFIYDWRIGLILLAGLILFLLPNGLMRWQAGNVSEAKQQADTDLVAIVLEYSQGIAEVKNYNIVQSSAKKLSHAIENKRHLDTKLTWVTSPYIALQGIITKLTGTIMGAFSIYFYLKGSMNLLICIMMLISAFMIYESLDGVGSFSSLLRIVDLSVDMVNKVLSIKPMDISGKDLQSKTSNIKLNHVNFSYESKKIIDDVSLDIPEKTTTALVGPSGSGKTTLCNLIARFWDIENGSISLDGHDVKEYSYDSLIRNFSFVFQTVYLFEGTIENNIKFGKPDASHEEVVAAAKKAACHDFILSLPEGYQTKIGEGGASLSGGERQRISIARAIIKDAPIIILDEATANVDPENEEALMQAIHSLTKDKTIIMIAHRLKTVERADQIVVLDKGRIVEQGKHRELLAKKGLYSRFIQERRSAASWRIET; translated from the coding sequence ATGCTTAGTACATTGAAAAAATTCTTTGATTTTTGTACGGAAGAAGATCGTAAAAAATTCTATACTTCTGTTTGTTTAGGGGTTTTAAAAGCCTTTATCGTTGCTTTTCGGATTCCAGCTATTGGGTTGGTTGTTATGGCTATCATTAACAATGATGTTTCTATGCAGACTGTAGGGCTCTCTCTTGGAATGATGCTCTTGTCTGTTATTCTTAATATTTTGATTAGCCTGAAAGTTACGATGTTGCAGACAGAAGCGGGCTATCATACATGTACTCATAAGCGGATTGAAATTGCTGAACACATGCGCTACCTGCCAATGGGGTATTTTAATCAAAATAGTCTGGGACAAATTACCAGCGTTACAACCAATACACTTGAAAGTCTAGCAGATGTTGCTACTCGGGTTGTTATGATGACGTTGGAAGGATTCCTAACGGCAGGAACTATTACGGTTTTTGTATTTATCTACGATTGGCGAATTGGTTTAATCTTGTTGGCAGGATTGATACTGTTTCTCTTGCCAAATGGATTGATGCGTTGGCAAGCTGGGAATGTATCAGAAGCTAAACAACAAGCTGATACAGATTTGGTAGCAATTGTACTGGAATACAGTCAAGGGATTGCGGAAGTAAAGAACTATAATATTGTTCAATCATCTGCTAAAAAGCTATCGCATGCTATTGAGAATAAAAGGCATTTAGATACAAAGTTGACTTGGGTTACCTCGCCTTATATCGCCCTGCAAGGGATAATTACCAAGCTGACTGGAACGATTATGGGAGCGTTCTCTATTTACTTTTACCTAAAAGGCAGTATGAACCTTTTGATTTGTATCATGATGCTCATCAGTGCTTTCATGATTTATGAAAGTCTGGATGGAGTTGGTAGCTTTTCTTCTCTTCTTCGAATTGTTGATTTGTCAGTTGATATGGTCAATAAAGTTTTGTCGATTAAACCAATGGATATTAGCGGAAAAGATTTGCAGTCAAAAACCAGCAATATCAAGCTGAATCATGTCAATTTTTCCTATGAGAGTAAGAAAATTATTGATGATGTATCGTTGGATATTCCAGAAAAGACGACGACAGCTCTTGTGGGACCCTCTGGCTCTGGAAAGACAACTCTTTGCAATCTCATTGCTCGTTTTTGGGATATAGAAAATGGCAGCATCAGCTTAGATGGTCATGATGTAAAAGAATACAGCTATGACAGCCTTATTCGTAATTTCAGTTTTGTTTTTCAAACGGTCTATCTGTTTGAAGGTACCATTGAAAATAACATTAAATTTGGAAAGCCAGATGCCAGTCATGAAGAAGTTGTCGCTGCTGCGAAAAAGGCTGCTTGTCATGACTTTATCCTGTCTTTGCCAGAGGGGTATCAGACTAAGATTGGTGAAGGCGGAGCCAGTCTCTCTGGTGGAGAACGGCAGCGGATTTCCATTGCTCGTGCCATTATCAAGGACGCTCCAATTATCATTTTGGACGAAGCAACAGCTAATGTCGACCCTGAAAATGAAGAAGCACTCATGCAGGCTATTCATTCTTTGACAAAGGATAAGACTATTATTATGATTGCTCATCGACTAAAAACGGTAGAACGTGCCGATCAAATTGTTGTTCTTGATAAAGGACGCATTGTTGAGCAAGGAAAACACCGAGAGCTGCTTGCCAAAAAAGGCTTGTACAGTAGATTTATTCAGGAAAGACGCAGTGCTGCCAGTTGGCGGATAGAGACTTAA
- the pcrA gene encoding DNA helicase PcrA, which produces MNPLLTGMNDRQAEAVQTTEGPLLIMAGAGSGKTRVLTHRIAYLIDEKLVNPWNILAITFTNKAAREMKERAFSLNPATEDCLIATFHSMCVRILRREADHIGYNRNFTIVDPGEQRTLMKRILKTLNLDPKKWNERTILGTISNAKNDLIDEVAYAALAGDMYTEIVAKCYEMYQKELRQSEAMDFDDLIMLTLRLFDKNPDVLTYYQQRYQYIHVDEYQDTNHAQYQLVKLLASRFKNICVVGDADQSIYGWRGADMQNILDFEKDYPEAKVVLLEENYRSTKTILQAANDVIKNNRNRRPKNLWTQNADGEDIVYYRANDEQDEALFVAKTIDELSSTSDYVYRDFAVLYRTNAQSRNIEEALLKANIPYTMVGGTKFYSRKEIRDVISYLNLIANTSDNISFERVVNEPKRGVGPGTVEKIRNFAAGQEMSLLDASSQIMLSLVKGKAAQAVFDFANLILNLREQLDELTVTELVELVLERTGYTEQLVAQATLESQARIENIEEFLSVTKNFDEDSENDTEETGLDRLSRFLNDLALIADTDDGDQESSEVTLMTLHAAKGLEFPVVFIIGMEENVFPLSRAAEDEDELEEERRLAYVGITRAEKVLFLTNANSRLLYGKTNYNRPTRFLNEISSSLLDYQGLARPANTSFKASYVNGKAVQFGQGMSLAQALQERKRQAAPSSISSSQLPFGKNVAANQPTIDWAIGDIAHHKKWGDGTVLEVSGSDSSQELKINFPEVGLKKLLASVAPIEKK; this is translated from the coding sequence ATGAATCCCTTATTAACTGGTATGAATGACCGTCAGGCGGAGGCGGTTCAAACAACAGAAGGACCTTTGCTGATTATGGCAGGAGCTGGGTCTGGAAAAACACGTGTTTTAACCCACCGTATTGCCTATTTGATTGATGAAAAGTTAGTCAATCCTTGGAATATCTTGGCGATCACCTTTACCAATAAGGCTGCTCGAGAAATGAAGGAGCGGGCATTTTCCTTAAATCCAGCAACAGAAGATTGCTTGATTGCGACTTTTCACTCGATGTGCGTGCGGATTTTGCGTAGGGAAGCTGACCATATCGGCTATAATCGTAATTTTACGATTGTCGATCCTGGCGAGCAGCGAACTTTGATGAAGCGTATTCTCAAAACACTCAATTTAGATCCTAAAAAGTGGAATGAACGGACTATTCTAGGTACTATTTCCAATGCGAAAAATGATTTGATTGATGAAGTGGCCTATGCAGCTTTAGCAGGAGACATGTATACAGAGATTGTGGCGAAGTGCTATGAGATGTACCAAAAAGAACTCCGTCAGTCAGAAGCGATGGACTTTGATGACTTAATCATGCTGACCTTGCGCCTTTTTGATAAAAATCCAGATGTGTTGACTTATTACCAGCAGCGCTATCAATACATCCATGTGGACGAGTATCAAGATACGAACCACGCTCAGTACCAACTAGTTAAACTGTTGGCTTCACGCTTTAAAAATATCTGTGTAGTTGGTGATGCCGACCAGTCTATTTATGGCTGGCGAGGTGCTGATATGCAAAATATCTTGGATTTTGAAAAGGATTATCCTGAAGCTAAAGTTGTTCTTTTGGAAGAAAATTATCGCTCAACTAAGACCATTCTGCAAGCTGCTAATGATGTGATCAAAAACAACCGCAACCGCCGTCCAAAGAATCTCTGGACACAAAATGCTGATGGTGAAGATATTGTTTATTATCGGGCTAATGATGAGCAAGACGAAGCTCTCTTTGTAGCTAAAACCATTGATGAACTATCTAGCACATCTGACTATGTCTATCGGGATTTTGCTGTTCTTTACCGAACCAACGCCCAATCTCGGAATATTGAGGAAGCTCTCCTCAAAGCTAATATTCCTTACACCATGGTGGGGGGGACTAAGTTTTATAGCCGTAAGGAAATTCGGGATGTCATCAGCTATCTCAATCTTATTGCTAACACTAGCGACAACATTAGTTTTGAGCGCGTGGTCAATGAGCCCAAGCGGGGAGTCGGACCGGGTACAGTGGAGAAAATTCGTAATTTTGCAGCTGGTCAAGAGATGTCTCTTTTGGATGCTTCTTCGCAGATTATGCTCTCACTTGTTAAGGGGAAAGCTGCTCAGGCTGTTTTTGACTTTGCCAATCTCATTTTGAATCTGCGCGAGCAATTGGACGAATTGACCGTGACAGAATTGGTAGAGCTGGTGCTTGAAAGGACTGGTTACACCGAGCAATTAGTAGCTCAAGCTACGCTGGAAAGTCAGGCTCGGATTGAAAATATCGAAGAATTTCTTTCTGTTACTAAGAATTTTGACGAAGATTCAGAAAATGATACTGAAGAGACTGGTTTAGACAGACTTAGCCGTTTTCTCAATGATTTGGCTTTGATTGCGGATACAGATGATGGTGATCAGGAAAGTTCGGAAGTGACACTTATGACACTGCATGCTGCCAAGGGGTTAGAATTTCCAGTGGTTTTCATTATCGGTATGGAAGAAAATGTCTTCCCACTTAGTCGCGCGGCTGAAGATGAAGACGAGCTAGAGGAAGAGCGTCGATTGGCTTATGTTGGAATTACTCGTGCTGAAAAAGTCTTGTTCCTAACCAATGCAAACTCGCGCCTACTATACGGAAAAACCAACTACAATCGTCCAACTCGTTTTCTCAATGAAATTAGCTCAAGCTTGCTAGATTATCAAGGCTTGGCTCGACCTGCTAATACATCCTTTAAAGCTTCCTATGTGAATGGCAAAGCTGTTCAGTTTGGTCAAGGAATGAGTCTCGCTCAAGCATTACAAGAACGCAAGCGGCAAGCTGCACCGAGCAGCATTTCCTCTAGCCAGTTGCCATTTGGTAAGAATGTAGCTGCTAATCAGCCGACTATTGATTGGGCTATCGGTGATATTGCTCACCATAAAAAATGGGGAGACGGAACGGTATTGGAAGTGTCAGGCAGCGATAGTAGCCAAGAATTGAAAATCAATTTCCCAGAGGTTGGATTAAAGAAACTGTTGGCAAGTGTTGCACCAATTGAGAAAAAGTGA
- a CDS encoding ABC transporter ATP-binding protein has product MKKKSVVSWILEFVSLHKFYFIVSLVFAFLSVLYGFLPYFFVGNIINQLLQGNRDWNFYVLQSIWIGLAWIAHWGFHGVSTLLSHTATFKILAEMRYHLTEKLAKLPLGTVLNQSSGTYKNIIVERVDATEVTLAHLIPEFTSGLFGPFIILIAMLVIDWRLTMLSLLTIPIVILAYGNMLRKSEGDFENTVEKTKKLNDTAVEYINGIEVIKVFGKEKFSYDKFVRAAKEGADCFIEWMRKCVVEMGIVTAFLPSGLLFLLPFGTLFYLQGSLTASNFILLIILSLSLLTPFILVASYMDDLRKIATIFGEVIAILEKPDLPRPTELTDIPKGTELQMTDVSFGYSDKEEVLHSISLTIEPDTVTALVGPSGSGKSTIAKLIASFWDVNSGSITFGGVDLRNLPLDYYSRQIAYVTQDNYLFDETIMENIRMGNSAASDEDVIDIARKCGCYDFISNLENGFETRVGTGGNHLSGGERQRIAIARAMLKNAPVIILDEATAYTDPENEALIQSSLARLIEGRTLLVIAHRLSTIASADQIVVVNDGRIEAKGKHADLQKTCPLYASMWQAHIAVKDSDKMTEGGLADA; this is encoded by the coding sequence ATGAAGAAAAAGTCGGTTGTATCTTGGATACTGGAATTTGTCTCTCTTCATAAATTTTATTTTATTGTTAGTCTTGTTTTTGCCTTTTTATCTGTTTTATACGGATTTTTGCCTTATTTTTTTGTAGGAAATATCATCAATCAGCTCTTACAAGGCAATCGAGATTGGAATTTTTATGTCCTTCAGTCCATTTGGATAGGACTGGCATGGATTGCGCATTGGGGTTTTCATGGGGTTTCGACGCTCTTATCTCACACAGCAACTTTTAAGATTTTAGCAGAAATGCGCTATCATCTGACAGAGAAATTGGCAAAATTGCCTCTGGGAACGGTTTTAAATCAATCTTCTGGAACTTACAAAAATATCATTGTTGAGCGAGTGGATGCCACAGAAGTAACTTTGGCACACTTAATTCCTGAGTTTACATCTGGGCTATTTGGTCCCTTTATTATCTTAATTGCCATGTTAGTGATTGATTGGCGCCTAACCATGCTTTCGCTTCTGACAATCCCGATTGTTATCTTAGCTTATGGGAATATGCTACGCAAGAGCGAAGGTGATTTTGAAAATACAGTCGAGAAAACAAAGAAACTCAATGATACAGCAGTAGAATACATCAATGGGATTGAAGTCATCAAGGTTTTTGGAAAAGAGAAATTTTCTTACGATAAATTTGTCAGGGCTGCCAAAGAAGGAGCTGATTGCTTTATTGAATGGATGCGTAAATGCGTAGTTGAAATGGGCATTGTTACAGCTTTCTTGCCGTCTGGTTTGCTTTTCTTACTCCCTTTTGGAACTCTCTTTTACCTTCAAGGTAGCCTAACAGCTAGTAACTTTATTTTACTAATCATTCTGTCTCTTAGCCTTTTGACGCCGTTTATTTTAGTGGCTTCCTATATGGATGATTTACGGAAAATTGCGACAATCTTTGGTGAAGTGATTGCTATTTTGGAAAAACCTGATTTGCCTCGTCCGACAGAATTAACGGACATTCCAAAAGGAACAGAACTTCAAATGACAGATGTTAGCTTTGGTTATTCAGATAAGGAAGAAGTATTGCATAGTATTTCCTTAACGATTGAGCCTGATACAGTAACTGCTCTTGTCGGCCCTTCTGGCTCAGGGAAATCTACGATTGCTAAACTTATAGCTTCTTTCTGGGATGTCAATTCTGGTAGTATTACCTTTGGTGGCGTAGATCTTCGAAACCTACCTCTTGATTATTACAGTCGTCAGATTGCTTATGTCACACAGGATAATTACCTTTTTGATGAAACGATTATGGAAAATATTCGTATGGGTAATTCCGCTGCTTCAGACGAAGACGTGATTGACATTGCTCGCAAGTGCGGCTGCTATGATTTTATTAGTAATTTAGAAAATGGTTTTGAGACCCGTGTTGGAACTGGTGGTAATCATTTATCTGGTGGAGAACGACAACGGATTGCAATTGCACGAGCTATGCTGAAAAACGCACCAGTCATTATTTTGGATGAGGCAACGGCTTATACCGATCCTGAAAATGAAGCTCTCATTCAGTCTAGTTTAGCTCGTTTGATAGAAGGTCGTACGCTTCTGGTCATTGCTCACCGTCTTTCAACGATTGCAAGTGCAGATCAGATTGTCGTAGTTAATGACGGACGTATTGAGGCAAAAGGAAAACATGCAGATTTGCAGAAGACTTGTCCGCTTTATGCTTCTATGTGGCAAGCTCATATAGCAGTAAAAGATAGCGATAAAATGACGGAAGGAGGATTGGCAGATGCTTAG
- a CDS encoding helix-turn-helix transcriptional regulator, with amino-acid sequence MTESRLFRIVYVLLERDNVTAKELAEQFEVSVRTIYRDVDRLSSAGIPIYTTQGRDGGIRLTEDFVLNSSLLNQSEKEQLLVALQGLGVTGLLHENELLTKLSALFKLNQPNWIEVDFTSWSNSKKYEELFQNLKNAIIRKQVISFSYVSNKEECTQRQAKPVRLLFKGQSWYLYAFCLVRNDFRYFKLSRISQLKLLPQHFADNFDNVSLGKEARLEEVVRVKLKFNKKVAFRVYDELDCPVKEDEQGNLYAEIEIPNDYSLYCYIFSFGDNVEVLEPTKIREQITEMIERMAQKYKN; translated from the coding sequence ATGACAGAGAGTAGATTATTTAGAATAGTGTATGTTCTTTTAGAAAGGGATAACGTTACAGCGAAGGAGCTGGCAGAACAATTTGAAGTATCTGTTAGAACGATTTATCGAGATGTTGACCGACTTAGCAGCGCAGGTATTCCAATTTACACGACACAAGGCAGAGACGGAGGCATTCGACTGACGGAGGATTTTGTCCTAAATAGTTCTTTGCTTAATCAATCGGAAAAAGAGCAACTGTTGGTTGCTTTACAAGGATTAGGGGTTACGGGTCTTCTGCATGAAAACGAGCTTTTGACCAAACTATCGGCTTTATTTAAATTGAACCAACCAAACTGGATAGAAGTAGATTTTACCAGCTGGTCCAATAGCAAGAAATATGAAGAGCTATTTCAGAATTTGAAAAATGCAATCATCAGAAAGCAAGTGATTTCCTTTTCGTATGTTAGCAACAAAGAAGAGTGCACCCAGCGTCAAGCAAAACCAGTCCGCCTGCTTTTTAAAGGACAATCCTGGTATCTTTATGCATTTTGCTTAGTCCGAAATGATTTTCGTTATTTTAAACTTTCTCGCATAAGCCAGCTAAAGCTTTTACCACAACATTTTGCAGATAACTTTGACAATGTTAGCTTGGGAAAAGAAGCGCGATTAGAAGAGGTCGTACGAGTCAAGCTGAAATTTAATAAAAAAGTTGCTTTTAGAGTATATGATGAACTGGATTGTCCAGTCAAAGAAGATGAGCAAGGAAACTTGTACGCAGAGATAGAAATTCCGAATGACTATAGTCTGTACTGCTATATTTTTTCTTTTGGAGACAATGTGGAAGTGCTGGAGCCAACAAAGATTCGTGAGCAAATAACAGAAATGATTGAACGTATGGCACAAAAATATAAAAACTGA
- a CDS encoding NUDIX hydrolase → MKYSIEAWIYNPIAKEILLLKVKTEQLSFWQPITGGIENGESSEIACIREIFEETGLEIELTKLLQVGHHTVVIDEDLTIFKTLFLVETKQKDIRISDEHIDFMWTEVKKVPDILYWQSNQETFQKILEKLR, encoded by the coding sequence ATGAAATATTCCATTGAAGCCTGGATTTATAACCCGATTGCTAAGGAAATTTTGCTCTTAAAAGTTAAAACTGAACAACTTTCTTTCTGGCAACCGATTACTGGTGGCATTGAAAATGGTGAAAGTTCTGAAATAGCTTGTATTCGTGAGATTTTTGAAGAAACTGGACTGGAAATCGAGCTAACAAAACTGTTGCAAGTCGGTCATCACACAGTTGTTATTGATGAAGACTTGACCATTTTTAAAACACTTTTTCTTGTGGAAACAAAGCAAAAAGATATTCGTATTTCTGATGAGCACATTGATTTTATGTGGACAGAAGTTAAAAAGGTGCCTGATATATTATACTGGCAGAGCAATCAAGAGACTTTTCAAAAGATTTTAGAGAAATTGAGATAA
- a CDS encoding bifunctional riboflavin kinase/FAD synthetase gives MKTIRIKNEKDIQQIEHTVLVLGYFDGLHKGHQALFAEARKMAAEKHLKIAVLTFPESPKLAFVRYQPSLMLHLTSPEDRLQQMENLGVDYLYLIDFTSQFARNTAEQFFTKYVSRLKAKVVIAGFDYHFGSDRGNAEDLEKLFDGQVIVVPSVNFNGEKVSSTRIRETVLAGNVAESNQLLGYSLSTRGIVVHGNARGRTIGYPTANLAPLDRVILPADGVYVVDVEHDGKMYRGMASVGKNVTFEGDELRFEANIFEFSQDIYGDTIRIFWLDKIRDMVKFDNVDELVKQLQADEEIARYWIPENDNH, from the coding sequence ATGAAAACGATTAGAATTAAAAATGAAAAAGACATTCAGCAAATTGAACACACAGTATTAGTGCTAGGGTATTTTGACGGGTTACATAAAGGACATCAAGCTTTGTTTGCTGAAGCGAGAAAAATGGCAGCAGAAAAGCATTTGAAGATTGCAGTGCTGACATTTCCAGAATCTCCCAAATTGGCCTTTGTACGCTACCAGCCTTCTTTAATGCTTCATTTGACTAGTCCAGAAGATCGCTTGCAGCAAATGGAAAATCTTGGTGTAGACTACCTTTATTTGATTGATTTCACCAGCCAGTTTGCTCGTAATACGGCTGAACAATTTTTTACAAAATACGTCTCGCGTTTGAAAGCAAAAGTTGTCATTGCGGGATTTGATTACCATTTTGGTTCAGATCGAGGCAATGCAGAAGATTTGGAGAAACTATTTGACGGACAAGTTATCGTAGTTCCTTCTGTAAATTTCAATGGAGAAAAAGTTAGTTCAACTCGCATTCGAGAAACAGTACTAGCAGGAAATGTCGCCGAAAGCAATCAATTGTTAGGCTATTCGTTATCCACTAGAGGAATTGTCGTTCATGGCAATGCAAGAGGGCGAACGATTGGCTATCCAACAGCAAATCTTGCTCCGCTAGATCGGGTTATTTTACCAGCCGATGGTGTCTATGTGGTTGATGTGGAACACGATGGAAAGATGTATCGCGGGATGGCTAGCGTCGGCAAAAATGTCACTTTTGAAGGAGATGAACTTCGTTTTGAAGCCAATATTTTTGAGTTTTCACAAGATATTTACGGTGATACTATTCGTATTTTTTGGTTGGATAAAATTCGAGATATGGTAAAATTCGACAATGTGGACGAACTAGTCAAACAATTGCAAGCAGATGAGGAAATCGCAAGATATTGGATTCCTGAAAATGATAACCACTAA
- the truB gene encoding tRNA pseudouridine(55) synthase TruB: MNGIINLKKEAGMTSHDAVFKLRKILGTKKIGHGGTLDPDVVGVLPIAVGKATRLVEFMQDEGKIYEGEVTLGFSTTTEDASGEQVAFSPVTEMLDEKLVDQVIASMVGEQTQVPPMYSAVKVNGRKLYKYARSGETVERPKRQVIIYNFERTGAIVYESDLARFPFRVKCSKGTYVRTLAVDLGAKLGYASHMSQLTRTSAAGMALEEALTLAEIDEKVNKGDFSFLQPIEFGIGDLPKVNLTEEQVEEVRFGRFIHIDTKAEQVAGFYQEKLQAILEKRDKEYKPRKVFL; encoded by the coding sequence ATGAACGGAATTATTAATTTAAAAAAGGAAGCGGGGATGACCTCGCATGATGCGGTATTTAAGCTGCGCAAAATTTTAGGAACTAAAAAAATCGGTCATGGTGGTACTTTGGACCCAGATGTGGTGGGTGTCTTGCCCATTGCAGTCGGAAAGGCAACGCGATTAGTAGAATTTATGCAGGATGAAGGCAAAATCTATGAGGGAGAAGTTACTTTAGGTTTTTCGACAACGACAGAGGATGCCAGTGGAGAACAGGTGGCTTTCAGTCCTGTGACGGAAATGTTGGATGAAAAATTAGTGGATCAAGTCATTGCCAGTATGGTTGGAGAACAGACTCAAGTGCCGCCTATGTACTCGGCTGTCAAGGTCAATGGGCGAAAACTCTATAAGTATGCTCGATCTGGAGAGACAGTAGAGCGACCGAAGCGTCAGGTGATAATTTACAACTTTGAGCGGACAGGAGCTATTGTCTATGAAAGTGACTTGGCACGTTTTCCTTTTCGAGTTAAATGCAGCAAGGGGACTTATGTGCGAACGTTGGCAGTTGATTTAGGAGCGAAATTAGGATATGCTTCCCACATGTCTCAACTGACTCGCACTTCTGCAGCTGGCATGGCTTTGGAAGAAGCTTTGACTTTAGCAGAAATTGATGAGAAGGTGAATAAAGGAGACTTTTCATTTTTGCAGCCCATTGAATTTGGCATAGGAGATTTACCTAAGGTAAACCTTACGGAAGAGCAGGTTGAAGAAGTGCGATTTGGACGCTTTATTCATATAGATACCAAGGCAGAACAGGTGGCTGGCTTTTATCAAGAGAAATTACAAGCCATTTTAGAAAAGCGCGACAAAGAATATAAACCTAGAAAAGTATTTCTTTAA